The genomic stretch CATCGTAAACAGCTCCATAGACATACTTGCGACTTCCGCAATTTCCATAGGATATTCTTTAAACGCGCTTAGTTCCAAAGGATGCGCGAGAAAAGAATGAATGGCGTGTCCGCCTTCGTGAACCATCGTGGTTACGTCGCTCATTTGCCCCGCAGCATTCATAAAGATAAACGGCGCGCCGCTTTCCGCAAGCGGACAATTATATCCGCCCGGCGCTTTACCTTTGCGGCTGTCTAAATCAAAATGATGTAATTCCTGCATTTTGCGCAAACAATCCGCAAAAAACGGATTGAGTTGCTCAAAACATTGTTCCGATTTTTGCAACAGTTCATCGCCTTTTTCAAAAGGATGCAAAGGCTTTACGCCTTCAGGTTCGGCTTCTGTATCCCAAGGTTTCAACACATCCAAACCGAGCTTTTCTTTTTTATATAAATTGATTTTTTCTACCAAAGGCAATACATTTTGTTTTACCGCATCGTGAAATTGAAAACAATCTTCTTTGGTGTAATCGAATCTTCCGAGTTCCACAAATTTGTAATCGCGGTAATTGCTGAAACCTGCATTCTGCGCCACTTTCGTGCGTTTTTCAATTAATTCGGAATACAAATTATTCAACGCATCTTTGTCTTCCAATCTTCTGTTTTGGATTTTGAAATAAACCTCTTCGCGCAGTTTACGGTCGGGATTTTCAAAGAATTTTGCAGCTTGTTGTAAAGTGTATTCTTGTCCGTTTACTTCCACCGTCATCTTGCCGGCGATGGCGCCATATTGTTGTTGGAGCACGCTCAATTCTGCCTGCAAAGGAATATTCGCTTCGCGGAAAAGCTCGATACTTTTCTTTACGCTGCGCAGGTAAGTAAAATATTTTTCTTCATCTAATTCTTTTACAAAAGGCGAATCAATCAATTTGCGATTC from Arachidicoccus sp. BS20 encodes the following:
- a CDS encoding M3 family oligoendopeptidase yields the protein MTADIQKLKRHFLPEDFTVTTWETLEPYFKNLAERAINSKADLEHWLKDVSEVEAVVSEDACWRQIKMTCDTTDKSLEEAFTYFCMEIQPKLQPYADLLNRKLIDSPFVKELDEEKYFTYLRSVKKSIELFREANIPLQAELSVLQQQYGAIAGKMTVEVNGQEYTLQQAAKFFENPDRKLREEVYFKIQNRRLEDKDALNNLYSELIEKRTKVAQNAGFSNYRDYKFVELGRFDYTKEDCFQFHDAVKQNVLPLVEKINLYKKEKLGLDVLKPWDTEAEPEGVKPLHPFEKGDELLQKSEQCFEQLNPFFADCLRKMQELHHFDLDSRKGKAPGGYNCPLAESGAPFIFMNAAGQMSDVTTMVHEGGHAIHSFLAHPLELSAFKEYPMEIAEVASMSMELFTMNYWNVFFDNEEELKRAKIHQLERVITIFPWIATIDKFQHWVYENPAHTLDERKENWLRILNEFSTETIDFTGLEEYRAYGWQRQLHLFEVPFYYIEYGIAQLGAIGLWMQYQQNPQQALQNYINALSLGGTKTLPELFNAAGLKFDFSPTHIKTLMDFVNKEMEKLM